A portion of the Camelus ferus isolate YT-003-E chromosome 16, BCGSAC_Cfer_1.0, whole genome shotgun sequence genome contains these proteins:
- the VPS25 gene encoding vacuolar protein-sorting-associated protein 25, whose product MAMSFEWPWQYRFPPFFTLQPNVDTRQKQLAAWCSLVLSFCRLHKQSSMTVMEAQESPLFNNVKLQRKLPVESIQVVLEELRKKGNLEWLDKNKSSFLIMWRRPEEWGKLIYQWVSRSGQNNSVFTLYELTNGEDTEDEEFHGLDEATLLRALQALQQEHKAEIITVSDGRGVKFF is encoded by the exons ATGGCGATGAGTTTCGAGTGGCCGTGGCAGTATCGCTTCCCGCCCTTCTTTAC GTTGCAGCCGAACGTGGACACTCGGCAGAAGCAGCTGGCCGCCTGGTGCTCGCTGGTCCTGTCCTTCTGCCGCCTGCACAAACAGTCCAGCATGACGGTGATGGAAGCTCAAGAGAGTCCTCTCTTCAACAACGTGAAGCTACAAC GGAAGCTCCCTGTGGAATCAATCCAGGTTGTATTAGAGGAACTGAGGAAGAAAG GGAACCTCGAGTGGTTGGATAAGAACAAGTCTAGCTTCCTGATCATGTGGAGGAGGCCAGAAGAATGGGGGAAACTCATCTATCAGTGG GTTTCCAGGAGTGGACAGAACAATTCGGTGTTTACCCTGTATGAACTGACCAATGGGGAAGACACAGAGGATGAGG AGTTCCATGGCCTGGATGAGGCAACCCTACTGCGGGCTCTGCAGGCCCTACAGCAGGAGCACAAGGCCGAGATCATCACCGTCAGCGATGGCCGTGGTGTCAAGTTCTTCTAG